In a genomic window of Longimicrobium terrae:
- a CDS encoding sigma-54-dependent transcriptional regulator has translation MSNDAQPDSPISVLICDDEELLVKSCGQILSSEGYHILTEHRGRNALETVRRHRPDILLTDLNLPDIDGLALLKEVKKMAPETLVVMITGFATVDSSVEAIRAGAYDYIPKPFTATQLRILIGRAGTQVQLVRDNAHLRDQLKKHYSFENIIGTSESIQKVFSVVSRVAPTDANVFISGESGTGKELIARALHANSRRNGRAFMAINCAALPDHLLESELFGHEKGAFTGADNLKRGLLEVAGGGSFFMDEVSEMSMDLQAKLLRVIQERRIRRVGGEVEIPIDVRWISATNRDPEQAVRDGVLRQDLLYRLNVVPVKLPPLRQRREDIPALAQHFLRRYAQEYDRGNLRFAPDAMRLMVDYAWPGNVRELQNLMERIVSLCLPDQEIHPEDMPEELSAVPTSARPVASYSADLPFHDAKNDAITHFEKEYLRDLLKRHNGNISQAARTAGIDRKTIHRMLTKYDLEGRDLTW, from the coding sequence ATGAGCAACGACGCACAGCCCGACTCGCCGATCAGCGTTCTGATCTGCGATGATGAGGAGTTGCTGGTCAAGAGCTGCGGTCAGATCCTGTCCAGCGAGGGATACCACATCCTCACCGAGCACCGCGGCCGCAACGCGCTTGAGACCGTTCGCCGCCATCGCCCGGACATTCTGCTTACCGACCTGAACCTGCCCGACATCGACGGGCTGGCGCTGCTCAAGGAAGTAAAGAAGATGGCGCCGGAAACGCTGGTGGTGATGATCACCGGCTTCGCCACGGTGGACAGCAGCGTGGAGGCGATCCGGGCCGGCGCGTACGACTATATCCCCAAGCCGTTCACCGCCACGCAATTGCGCATCCTCATCGGGCGGGCGGGGACGCAGGTGCAGCTGGTGCGCGACAACGCCCATCTGCGCGACCAGCTGAAGAAGCATTACAGCTTCGAGAACATCATCGGCACCAGCGAGAGCATCCAGAAGGTGTTCTCGGTGGTGTCGCGGGTGGCGCCGACGGATGCGAATGTCTTCATCTCCGGCGAGTCCGGGACGGGAAAAGAGCTCATCGCCCGTGCGCTTCACGCCAACAGCCGGCGAAACGGGCGCGCGTTCATGGCCATCAACTGCGCCGCGCTCCCCGACCATCTGCTGGAATCGGAGCTGTTCGGGCACGAGAAGGGCGCGTTCACCGGCGCCGACAACCTGAAGCGCGGGCTGCTGGAGGTGGCGGGCGGGGGCAGCTTCTTCATGGACGAGGTGTCGGAGATGAGCATGGACCTGCAGGCCAAGCTTCTCCGCGTCATCCAGGAGCGCCGCATCCGGCGGGTGGGCGGCGAGGTGGAGATTCCCATCGACGTGCGCTGGATCAGCGCCACCAACCGCGATCCGGAGCAGGCGGTGCGCGACGGCGTGCTGCGGCAGGACCTCCTGTACCGGCTGAACGTCGTCCCCGTGAAGCTTCCGCCGCTGCGCCAGCGCCGCGAGGACATCCCCGCGCTGGCCCAGCACTTTCTCCGCCGCTACGCGCAGGAGTACGACCGCGGCAACCTGCGGTTCGCGCCGGACGCCATGCGGCTGATGGTGGATTACGCCTGGCCCGGCAACGTGCGCGAGCTGCAGAACCTGATGGAGCGAATCGTCTCGCTCTGCCTGCCGGATCAGGAGATTCATCCCGAGGACATGCCCGAGGAGCTTTCGGCCGTGCCCACCAGCGCGCGGCCCGTGGCGTCGTACTCCGCGGATCTGCCGTTTCACGACGCCAAGAACGACGCGATCACGCACTTTGAAAAGGAGTACCTGCGCGATCTGCTCAAGCGGCACAACGGCAACATCTCGCAGGCGGCGCGCACGGCGGGCATCGACCGCAAGACGATCCACCGCATGCTCACCAAGTACGATCTCGAGGGGCGTGATCTGACCTGGTAG